One stretch of Prunus persica cultivar Lovell chromosome G1, Prunus_persica_NCBIv2, whole genome shotgun sequence DNA includes these proteins:
- the LOC18790431 gene encoding uncharacterized protein LOC18790431 isoform X2, which produces MEVEVSGSNPSADAKLRRAESQKDKLRVKRKTLQAVLEQCQRALVSLDTTGGADGDSDGDDNGEDEDDDDDNSSRGAVDDDERQQGRRSTSSRPDCEADELCNLLKSRVECPDFLEKLQCAQASSVPQNMAEEGSSWDLVNENDLWEDEDSDLGEEDYVLVRQEDIVEGIACFMAAYLLSLKQTKELTPNQLQDALSKTFSVRKKKGKLRKAWDGSKVIYNVASWGATAIGIYQNPVIVRAATKAFWTSCQVISKLL; this is translated from the exons ATGGAGGTCGAGGTCTCCGGTTCGAATCCCTCGGCCGATGCGAAATTGAGGAGAGCGGAATCGCAGAAGGATAAGCTCCGCGTGAAGCGGAAGACTCTGCAGGCTGTGCTCGAGCAGTGCCAGAGAGCCCTCGTGTCGCTCGATACCACTGGGGGTGCTGACGGCGACAGCGATGGAGATGATAACGGTGAGGATGAagacgatgatgatgataacAGTTCTCGTGGTGCTGTCGATGACGATGAGCGCCAGCAAGGCCGCAGATCGACGAGTTCGCGCCCTGACTGCGAAGCCGACGAG TTATGCAATCTTCTAAAATCTAGAGTTGAATGTCCCGACTTCCTTGAAAAGCTACAATGCGCGCAAGCATCATCAGTTCCCCAAAATATGGCTG AAGAAGGTAGTTCTTGGGATCTGGTTAATGAGAATGATCTATGGGAAGATGAGGATAGCGACTTGGGTGAAGAAGACTATGTTCTTGTTAGGCAAGAAGATATAGTAGAGGGTATTGCATGCTTTATGGCTGCATACCTGTTATCCCTTAAACAGACTAAG GAATTGACCCCTAATCAACTTCAGGATG CACTTAGCAAAACATTCTCcgtgagaaagaagaagggaaaactTCGAAAGGCTTGGGATGGAAGCAAAGTCATTTATAATGTAGCATCATGGGGGGCAACCGCCATCGG GATATACCAAAACCCTGTAATAGTAAGGGCTGCCACGAAAGCCTTCTGGACATCTTGTCAAGTTATATCAAAACTTCTCTAA
- the LOC18788778 gene encoding phosphoribosylformylglycinamidine cyclo-ligase, chloroplastic/mitochondrial yields the protein MVTSVNPNTELSRCFASSLRPSYSKPNSSQTQLCRLSSGSLSNTFSGLSMAPSTEFSRSRRIFSLSKNESGERASGHGGLTYKDAGVDIDAGSELVRRIAKMAPGIGGFGGLYPLGDSYLVAGTDGVGTKLKLAFDTGIHETIGIDLVAMSVNDIVTSGAKPLFFLDYFATSRLDVDLAEKVVKGIVDGCQQSDCTLLGGETAEMPDFYADGEYDLSGFAVGIVKKDSVIDGKNIVIGDVLIGLPSSGVHSNGFSLVRRVLAHSGLSLKDQLPGEAITLGEALMAPTVIYVKQVLDIISKGGVKGVAHITGGGFTDNIPRVFPKGLGAVIYNGSWEILPVFKWIQEVGRIEEAEMMRTFNMGIGMVLVVSKEASHRILEDGNGAYKAYRIGEVVRGEGVSYS from the exons ATGGTCACCTCCGTCAACCCAAACACAGAGCTCTCTCGTTGCTTTGCTTCTTCCCTCAGACCCTCTTATTCCAAACCCAACTCCAGCCAAACCCAGCTATGCAGACTCTCATCTGGGTCTCTCTCCAACACCTTCTCCGGCCTATCTATGGCTCCATCAACTGAATTTTCCCGCAGCAGACGCATATTTTCACTGTCGAAGAACGAGTCCGGAGAACGTGCAAGTGGACATGGTGGTTTGACGTATAAGGATGCTGGTGTTGATATAGATGCTGGCTCAGAACTTGTTCGACGAATTGCCAAAATGGCTCCTGGGATTGGAGGCTTTGGGGGTCTTTACCCTCTTG GTGATTCATATCTTGTTGCTGGTACAGATGGTGTTGGAACAAAACTTAAACTTGCATTTGATACTGGAATTCATGAAACCATTGGTATTGATTTG GTTGCTATGAGTGTCAATGATATTGTTACTTCTGGAGCAAAGCCGCTATTTTTCCTTGATTATTTTGCTACCAGCCGGCTTGATGTTGATCTTGCTGAAAAG GTTGTAAAAGGTATTGTCGATGGCTGCCAACAATCTGACTGTACTCTTTTAGGTGGAGAG ACTGCAGAGATGCCAGATTTTTACGCAGACGGAGAGTATGACCTCAGTGGTTTTGCGGTTGGAATTGTGAAAAAGGATTCAGTGATTGATGGGAAAAACATTGTTATTGGGGATGTCCTCATTGGCCTACCATCCAGTGGGGTTCATTCTAATGGTTTCTCTCTTGTAAGAAG GGTACTGGCTCATAGTGGGCTGTCTCTGAAGGACCAACTACCTGGTGAAGCTATTACATTAGGTGAAGCTTTGATGGCCCCAACCGTAATATACGTTAAGCAG GTGCTTGACATTATCAGCAAGGGAGGTGTAAAGGGGGTAGCCCACATCACAGGGGGTGGTTTCACAGACAATATACCTCGAGTGTTTCCAAAAGGCCTAGGAGCTGTCATCTATAACGGTTCCTGGGAAATCCTACCTGTTTTCAAATGGATCCAAGag GTGGGAAGAATAGAAGAAGCTGAGATGATGCGAACATTTAACATGGGTATTGGCATGGTTCTTGTTGTGAGTAAAGAGGCATCCCACAGGATACTTGAGGATGGAAATGGAGCTTATAAAGCTTACCGCATTGGTGAGGTTGTAAGAGGTGAAGGAGTGAGTTATAGTTGA
- the LOC109946663 gene encoding putative disease resistance protein RGA3, which translates to MAEALVSVVLEQLVSIARKQIGEEVRLVVNVDREVENLIFHFNAIQAVLQDAEERQVKEARVRNWLRSLEDVSYDINDLLDEWNTEILKHQIEQEEKEGVALTKRKKVCLFIPSPSVCCGRGPIDKVVRRHDIAKRIKETHEKLTDIANSKQNYNFHENTIRATEKLERAETSSFVEVSSIIGREEEKKRLMSMLLSESSQQERSPFVVIPIVGMGGLGKTAFAQLVYNDDENIKTHFDTRIWVCVSDPFEEIKIARAIAQALNKDDNRINSTSLQPLLECINEYISGKKLFLVLDDVWNPTIDNWEPLMGALQNSAIGSRILVTTRKETVAAVMGATADHVIHLNILSDQDCLQLFNKIAFFDRERDDQLEVIGRKIVKKCNGLPLAAKTLASLMRYKKNRQEWVDVLDSKIWDLKEIEQQVFRSLFLSYYELTPAIRRCLLYCATFPKDYEFNKHELIQLWMSNNYLSTEGDKEKETLRGQSYFDNLVMRSFFQDFDKDDEDNIESCKMHDIVHDFVQFLTKHECIVMEVGCDNERNKVLNDKVRHLCLTSISDGSFPVSIYSCNRLRTLLASRLRLSALSLDIVLQLKCLRTLDLSYNLITDVSKEIGVLIHLRYLNLSWNLKLEELPDTVGNLYNLQTLVLENCRALKTLPVTTRKLINLKHLNLEDCDSLKVPKEIGRLKNLETLHGLILYDDVDENKGLIKLGDLGNLDQLRDIWICNLKSVQDVSEVNKALFVNKKNLNTLLLNFDQSMDASESEEGELQREMDEKILNAFQPHTNLERLVIGNYHGLTLCLNWMMSLHSLKMLVVGFLPFCELLPPLGKLPSLEYLTIDDMKSLKKLGIDFLGIDDQLETPTILFPKLKKLRFESMVKWEDWEGVEGHREGEDSEIKLMPSLSTLTIKSCPNLKAVPDFLWKTPLQKLVISECENILQGCETASGREWDKVSHIQNIKINSKYVQKDGVRMEPETTEIS; encoded by the coding sequence ATGGCTGAAGCACTTGTTTCCGTGGTCCTTGAGCAGTTGGTTTCCATCGCACGTAAACAGATAGGAGAAGAGGTGAGGCTGGTCGTGAATGTTGACAGAGAAGTTGAAAATCTCATCTTCCATTTCAATGCTATTCAAGCTGTGCTCCAGGATGCAGAGGAGAGGCAGGTGAAGGAGGCCCGCGTCAGAAACTGGCTGCGGAGTCTGGAAGATGTGTCGTACGACATTAACGATCTGTTGGACGAGTGGAACACTGAAATTCTCAAGCACCAAATTGAgcaagaagagaaagaaggtgTTGCCCTtacaaaaaggaagaaggtATGCCTCTTCATTCCCTCCCCTAGCGTTTGTTGTGGTCGTGGTCCAATTGATAAAGTAGTTAGGCGTCATGACATTGCTAAGAGAATAAAAGAAACACATGAAAAGTTAACTGATATAGccaattcaaaacaaaattataactTTCATGAGAACACAATTAGAGCCACTGAGAAACTTGAACGGGCTGaaacttcttcttttgtcGAAGTGTCTAGTATAATTGGTCGTgaagaggagaaaaaaagattaatgAGCATGTTGTTAAGCGAGAGCAGTCAACAAGAGAGGAGCCCATTTGTTGTGATCCCCATTGTGGGGATGGGAGGACTGGGAAAAACTGCATTTGCGCAGTTAGTCTATAATGAtgatgaaaatataaaaactcaTTTTGACACTAGAATATGGGTTTGTGTGTCAGACCCTTTTGAAGAGATCAAGATTGCCAGAGCCATTGCTCAAGCTCTAAATAAAGATGATAATCGAATTAATTCAACTAGTTTGCAACCTTTGTTGGAATGTATAAATGAATATATTAGTGGTAAAAAATTATTCCTTGTTCTAGATGATGTGTGGAATCCAACCATTGATAATTGGGAACCATTAATGGGAGCTTTACAAAATAGTGCTATAGGCAGTAGAATATTGGTGACCACCCGAAAAGAGACGGTTGCTGCTGTGATGGGAGCAACCGCTGATCACGTAATCCATTTGAACATCTTGAGTGATCAAGATTGTTTGCAATTATTCAATAAAATTGCTTTCTTTGATAGAGAACGAGATGATCAGCTTGAAGTTATTGGGAGAAAAATTGTTAAAAAGTGCAATGGTTTGCCTCTTGCTGCAAAGACTCTAGCTAGTCTTATGCGATATAAGAAAAACAGACAAGAATGGGTAGATGTTTTGGATAGTAAGATATGGGATTTAAAAGAGATTGAACAACAGGTTTTTCGATCCCTATTCTTAAGCTATTATGAGTTGACTCCGGCAATTAGACGTTGTCTTTTATATTGTGCCACTTTTCCGAAAGATTATGAGTTTAATAAGCATGAATTGATTCAGTTGTGGATGTCAAATAACTATCTTAGTACAGAAGgggataaagaaaaagaaacactaAGAGGTCAAAGCTATTTTGATAACTTAGTAATGCGGTCTTTCTTTCAAGATTTTGATAAAGATGACGAAGACAATATTGAAAGCTGCAAAATGCATGACATTGTGCACGATTTTGTACAGTTTCTGACAAAACATGAATGTATTGTTATGGAGGTTGGGTGTGACAATGAGAGAAACAAGGTATTGAATGATAAAGTTCGTCATTTGTGTTTAACGTCCATCTCAGATGGATCATTTCCTGTTTCAATTTACAGTTGCAATAGATTACGTACTCTTCTAGCTTCTCGGTTGAGACTTTCTGCATTAAGCTTAGATATAGTTTTACAATTGAAATGCCTTAGGACATTAGATTTGAGTTACAACTTGATAACAGATGTTTCTAAAGAGATCGGGGTACTAATACATTTGCGGTATCTTAATTTATCTTGGAATCTTAAGTTGGAAGAATTACCCGATACTGTGGGTAATTTATACAATCTGCAAACATTGGTACTCGAGAATTGCAGAGCACTTAAAACACTACCAGTGACAACAAGAAAGTTGATTAACTTAAAGCACCTTAATCTTGAGGATTGCGACAGTCTAAAAGTACCAAAAGAGATTGGAAGATTAAAAAATCTGGAAACACTTCATGGCTTAATTCTCTACGATGATGTTGACGAGAATAAAGGCTTGATCAAGTTAGGGGATTTGGGAAACTTGGATCAGCTTCGAGATATTTGGATATGTAACTTGAAGTCAGTGCAAGATGTGAGTGAGGTCAATAAGGCACTATTTGTGAATAAGAAAAACCTCAATACTCTGCTTCTAAATTTTGATCAGTCAATGGATGCAAGTGAAAGCGAAGAAGGTGAGCTTCAGAGAGAAATGGATGAAAAAATACTGAATGCCTTTCAACCACATACAAATTTGGAGAGGTTAGTTATCGGCAATTACCACGGTCTCACTCTGTGCCTCAATTGGATGATGTCGTTGCATAGTTTGAAAATGCTTGTTGTTGGATTTCTTCCATTTTGTGAGCTTTTGCCTCCTCTTGGGAAATTGCCGTCCCTTGAATATCTTACAATAGATGATATGAAGAGTCTTAAAAAGTTGGGAATTGATTTTTTGGGAATAGATGATCAATTGGAAACGCCAACAATATTATTCCCGAAATTGAAAAAACTCCGGTTCGAAAGCATGGTGAAGTGGGAAGATTGGGAAGGAGTTGAAGGGCACAGGGAGGGAGAGGATtctgaaattaaattaatgccATCTCTTTCAACCTTAACAATCAAGTCATGTCCTAATCTGAAAGCAGTGCCGGACTTCCTGTGGAAGACGCCGCTGCAGAAATTAGTCATTAGTGAGTGTGAGAATATTCTCCAAGGTTGCGAAACAGCAAGTGGCAGGGAGTGGGACAAGGTCTCTCACAtccaaaacatcaaaattaattctAAATATGTACAAAAAGACGGAGTTCGGATGGAGCCAGAGACAACAGAGATTTCATGA
- the LOC18790431 gene encoding uncharacterized protein LOC18790431 isoform X1, whose product MEVEVSGSNPSADAKLRRAESQKDKLRVKRKTLQAVLEQCQRALVSLDTTGGADGDSDGDDNGEDEDDDDDNSSRGAVDDDERQQGRRSTSSRPDCEADELCNLLKSRVECPDFLEKLQCAQASSVPQNMAAEEGSSWDLVNENDLWEDEDSDLGEEDYVLVRQEDIVEGIACFMAAYLLSLKQTKELTPNQLQDALSKTFSVRKKKGKLRKAWDGSKVIYNVASWGATAIGIYQNPVIVRAATKAFWTSCQVISKLL is encoded by the exons ATGGAGGTCGAGGTCTCCGGTTCGAATCCCTCGGCCGATGCGAAATTGAGGAGAGCGGAATCGCAGAAGGATAAGCTCCGCGTGAAGCGGAAGACTCTGCAGGCTGTGCTCGAGCAGTGCCAGAGAGCCCTCGTGTCGCTCGATACCACTGGGGGTGCTGACGGCGACAGCGATGGAGATGATAACGGTGAGGATGAagacgatgatgatgataacAGTTCTCGTGGTGCTGTCGATGACGATGAGCGCCAGCAAGGCCGCAGATCGACGAGTTCGCGCCCTGACTGCGAAGCCGACGAG TTATGCAATCTTCTAAAATCTAGAGTTGAATGTCCCGACTTCCTTGAAAAGCTACAATGCGCGCAAGCATCATCAGTTCCCCAAAATATGGCTG CAGAAGAAGGTAGTTCTTGGGATCTGGTTAATGAGAATGATCTATGGGAAGATGAGGATAGCGACTTGGGTGAAGAAGACTATGTTCTTGTTAGGCAAGAAGATATAGTAGAGGGTATTGCATGCTTTATGGCTGCATACCTGTTATCCCTTAAACAGACTAAG GAATTGACCCCTAATCAACTTCAGGATG CACTTAGCAAAACATTCTCcgtgagaaagaagaagggaaaactTCGAAAGGCTTGGGATGGAAGCAAAGTCATTTATAATGTAGCATCATGGGGGGCAACCGCCATCGG GATATACCAAAACCCTGTAATAGTAAGGGCTGCCACGAAAGCCTTCTGGACATCTTGTCAAGTTATATCAAAACTTCTCTAA